The following are encoded together in the Longimicrobium terrae genome:
- the rpsR gene encoding 30S ribosomal protein S18: MRRAEDMRGRKVCPMCEGAVRNIDYKDEKTLGRFITERGKILPRRISGMCARHQRQVGTAIKRGRFLALIPYIAGHEA, translated from the coding sequence ATTCGGAGGGCTGAAGACATGCGTGGACGCAAGGTTTGCCCCATGTGTGAGGGCGCCGTTCGGAATATCGACTACAAGGACGAGAAGACGCTCGGCCGCTTCATCACCGAGCGTGGCAAGATTCTGCCGCGCCGGATCAGCGGCATGTGCGCTCGGCATCAGCGCCAGGTAGGCACCGCCATCAAGCGCGGCCGCTTCCTCGCCCTGATTCCGTACATTGCCGGTCACGAAGCGTAA
- the rpsF gene encoding 30S ribosomal protein S6, translating to MRDYEIVYIFGPALEEEQVTERLDRFHGLLTGTNGGEITATDHWGRRQLAYEVEGQTSGYYVVEHFRAPGEALPEFERALKLDENVLRYLVVVNEGDLPTTPVPPRERREDESEDDSEG from the coding sequence TTGAGGGACTACGAGATCGTGTACATTTTCGGCCCTGCGCTTGAAGAAGAGCAGGTAACCGAGCGGCTGGACCGCTTCCATGGGCTGCTTACGGGCACCAATGGCGGCGAGATCACCGCGACGGACCACTGGGGACGCCGCCAGCTGGCGTACGAAGTGGAAGGCCAGACCAGCGGCTACTACGTCGTGGAGCACTTCCGCGCGCCCGGCGAGGCGCTGCCCGAGTTTGAGCGGGCGCTGAAGCTTGACGAGAACGTTCTCCGCTACCTTGTGGTGGTGAACGAGGGCGACCTGCCCACCACGCCGGTGCCGCCCCGCGAGCGCCGCGAGGACGAGTCCGAAGACGATTCGGAGGGCTGA